A window from Ignavibacteriota bacterium encodes these proteins:
- a CDS encoding O-antigen ligase family protein, whose product MEIILLFGAIIVLALFLFILIEQPYYLVSVFVFMYLYGFNFELPGPLDLRGFLSLILFLRIIIFDNNNLNLIRQNISNKFIVIILFFTLYVIINQYFNGGTLFKILRIQILNLVAFFIGFTTVLNGKYKQTILFAILISGLFSTIDLIYSYFLRSSLFIYKVIEYNFLTPVKYNHNFFGEICGEAIITAFVLIVFKSKNKLVMLFLLSFFLLGLIISTSRMSFVSSLVTILIIIVTQKSLKLNLKKIFISGFLGILLLTIVAITYSFVLKEMNIKSTFSKQLYYRLVEEPVSIFDEDKVIFGWNENIKKGSMKWRFEKFFTDMTKFFKQNTSKVLFGFGIGGYSKIGEITYTGGKDAFQYSAHNFYTNTIAEIGLIGLLFFIFFFILLIINILKLVRENSIPIPLVYILIYMFIYTLGGDPNLLEKYAFLLYGGVIAEYLIGKNEEVKNYHHEDNN is encoded by the coding sequence ATGGAAATAATTTTACTTTTTGGTGCTATTATAGTTTTAGCATTATTTTTATTTATTTTAATTGAACAACCATATTATTTGGTTTCTGTTTTCGTATTTATGTATTTATATGGCTTCAATTTTGAATTACCGGGACCATTAGATTTAAGGGGATTTCTTTCGCTAATATTATTTTTAAGAATTATAATATTTGATAATAATAACTTAAATTTAATTAGACAAAATATAAGTAATAAATTCATCGTTATAATATTATTTTTCACTCTTTATGTTATTATAAATCAATATTTCAATGGTGGTACACTTTTTAAAATCTTAAGGATTCAAATTCTTAATTTAGTGGCTTTTTTTATTGGTTTTACAACAGTATTAAATGGAAAATACAAACAGACAATTCTCTTTGCTATTTTAATTTCAGGACTATTTAGTACAATAGATTTAATTTACAGTTATTTTTTGAGAAGTAGTTTATTCATATATAAGGTAATTGAATATAATTTTCTTACACCTGTAAAATACAATCATAATTTTTTTGGAGAAATTTGCGGAGAAGCTATAATTACTGCATTTGTTTTGATTGTATTCAAATCTAAAAACAAGTTAGTAATGTTGTTTTTACTTTCTTTTTTTCTTTTGGGTCTAATTATATCTACATCAAGAATGTCATTTGTTTCCAGTTTAGTTACAATTCTAATAATAATCGTAACTCAAAAATCTTTAAAACTTAACCTCAAGAAAATTTTTATCTCAGGATTCCTTGGAATATTGCTTTTAACAATTGTAGCAATAACATACTCTTTTGTTCTAAAAGAAATGAATATCAAATCTACGTTTTCTAAACAATTATATTACAGATTGGTAGAAGAACCAGTTAGTATCTTTGATGAAGACAAGGTAATTTTTGGATGGAATGAAAACATTAAAAAAGGCTCAATGAAATGGCGATTTGAAAAATTCTTTACTGACATGACTAAGTTTTTTAAACAAAATACATCGAAAGTTTTATTTGGTTTTGGAATTGGCGGTTATTCAAAAATTGGAGAAATAACTTATACTGGAGGCAAAGATGCTTTCCAGTATTCTGCTCATAATTTCTATACAAATACAATTGCTGAAATTGGACTAATTGGACTTCTATTTTTCATATTTTTCTTCATACTACTTATTATAAATATTTTAAAACTTGTTAGGGAAAATTCAATTCCAATACCATTAGTATATATTTTGATTTATATGTTCATCTATACTTTAGGAGGAGATCCTAATCTTCTTGAAAAATATGCTTTTCTATTATACGGTGGGGTTATTGCAGAATATTTAATTGGAAAAAATGAAGAAGTAAAAAATTATCACCATGAAGATAATAATTAA
- a CDS encoding glycosyltransferase family 4 protein, with product MKFLYFSLELPALLNDSREFVGGAAVQWKSWISGITGAGHRFGLLTWKGANSFVKKKDNLDIVESIDPKRGIKNLRLFYPQFFQLFKAIKSYKPDFVIQSSATAYTGILMLVSKILGIPFIHRIASDVHVDNRLSTLISSKEIHLYKFGVKYSDIILTQNNYQYKELKKKYPEKNITIIHNPYANDYSDKPLPRANRQYIAWVGNFRRIKNVMSLADVAEKLDFIDFKIAGVESIADKETQEAVKKLKNLKNVEFVGYLTRTELKTFLSKAIAVLNTSFTEGFSNTFLEAWSLGVPVITTKNVNPDELIEKYNLGFVADSYSYLPELVKKINDLEFNLYNEMSIRCVDYVKTNHDPKFLADKLVEYLKSLIK from the coding sequence ATGAAATTTTTATATTTTAGTTTAGAATTACCAGCACTTTTGAATGATTCCAGAGAATTTGTAGGCGGAGCCGCTGTGCAATGGAAATCTTGGATAAGTGGTATTACTGGAGCTGGTCATAGATTTGGTCTACTTACTTGGAAAGGTGCAAATAGTTTCGTAAAGAAAAAAGATAACCTAGATATTGTAGAGTCAATTGATCCTAAGCGTGGTATTAAAAATTTAAGGTTATTTTATCCACAATTTTTTCAACTTTTTAAAGCAATTAAATCATACAAACCTGACTTTGTGATTCAAAGTTCTGCAACAGCATATACAGGAATATTAATGCTTGTTTCAAAAATTTTAGGAATTCCATTCATTCATAGAATTGCTTCAGATGTTCATGTTGATAATCGTCTTAGCACCCTTATTAGTTCAAAGGAAATTCATTTATATAAATTTGGAGTAAAATATTCAGATATTATTTTAACGCAAAATAATTATCAATATAAAGAATTGAAAAAAAAATATCCTGAAAAAAATATTACTATTATTCATAATCCTTATGCAAATGATTATTCTGATAAACCATTACCTAGAGCTAATAGACAATATATTGCTTGGGTAGGCAATTTTAGAAGGATTAAAAATGTAATGTCATTAGCTGATGTTGCCGAAAAATTAGATTTTATCGATTTTAAAATTGCTGGTGTAGAATCTATTGCTGATAAAGAGACACAAGAAGCTGTTAAAAAATTAAAAAATCTTAAAAATGTCGAATTTGTTGGTTATTTAACTAGAACAGAATTAAAAACATTTCTTTCAAAAGCTATTGCTGTGTTAAATACATCATTTACTGAGGGATTTTCAAATACTTTTCTTGAGGCATGGAGTTTGGGTGTCCCAGTAATTACAACAAAAAATGTTAATCCTGATGAACTTATTGAAAAATATAATTTAGGTTTTGTTGCAGATTCATATTCCTATTTACCTGAATTAGTAAAAAAAATAAATGACCTTGAATTCAATTTATACAATGAAATGAGCATAAGATGTGTTGATTATGTAAAAACCAATCATGATCCAAAATTTTTGGCTGATAAGTTAGTTGAATACTTAAAATCTTTAATAAAATAA
- a CDS encoding glycosyltransferase family 4 protein, which yields MNSNKQKIKVLYHYMRGAAAGGSDTCLYLLVKYLDKSKFEPIVLFRDESILIEDLRKQKINLINFSQSIKTKLYLQLKKNAEVSVKNENPDKSLKNELVKSSRTSSLIKNIKHIIKRFPETIHYAKLLLKNKIDIVHTNHDITSDHPMILAGLLTKKKIICHNRGLYIPMDIDVYLSKRVEKIICMSDFSKSVYVNNGVNGNKCKTIYDGIDTSFYKPSSIENNKFMISCIGRLEIWKGQHILIDAAEKIVKEIPDIEILLIGAGDFESELKRRVNNKGLEKNILFTGHITNVKDYIEKSSLIVHTSIVPEPFGMVIIEAMALEKVVIATNFGGPVEIIENGVDGILVPPENPEVLADEIIKLSKNTDLRNTLSKQARIKVLEKFDVVQYAKKIENVYQQYLQK from the coding sequence ATGAATTCAAACAAACAGAAAATTAAAGTACTTTATCATTATATGAGAGGAGCAGCAGCCGGAGGTTCCGATACATGTTTGTATTTACTTGTTAAATATTTAGATAAATCAAAGTTTGAGCCTATAGTTTTATTTAGGGATGAAAGCATTTTAATTGAAGATTTACGAAAACAAAAAATAAACCTCATAAACTTTTCGCAGAGTATTAAAACAAAGCTGTATTTACAATTAAAAAAAAATGCAGAAGTTTCAGTAAAAAATGAAAATCCAGACAAAAGTTTAAAAAATGAACTGGTTAAATCATCCAGAACATCTTCATTAATAAAAAATATTAAACACATAATAAAAAGATTTCCTGAAACAATACATTATGCGAAATTATTATTGAAGAATAAAATTGATATAGTTCATACTAATCATGACATAACAAGTGATCACCCTATGATTTTAGCAGGACTACTAACCAAAAAAAAAATAATATGTCATAATAGAGGTCTATATATACCAATGGATATAGATGTTTATTTATCAAAACGTGTTGAAAAAATAATTTGCATGTCTGATTTTTCGAAAAGTGTTTATGTTAATAACGGGGTAAATGGAAATAAATGCAAAACTATTTATGACGGCATTGATACTTCTTTTTATAAACCAAGCTCAATTGAAAATAATAAGTTTATGATAAGCTGTATTGGTCGCTTGGAAATTTGGAAAGGACAGCACATTTTAATTGATGCTGCGGAAAAAATTGTTAAAGAGATACCGGATATTGAAATATTGCTAATTGGAGCCGGAGATTTTGAAAGCGAATTGAAACGCAGAGTTAATAATAAAGGATTGGAAAAAAACATTTTGTTTACCGGGCACATTACAAATGTTAAAGACTATATTGAAAAATCCAGCTTAATTGTTCATACATCAATAGTGCCCGAACCGTTTGGAATGGTAATAATAGAGGCAATGGCACTTGAAAAAGTTGTTATTGCAACAAACTTTGGTGGACCCGTAGAAATTATTGAAAATGGTGTTGATGGAATTCTTGTACCGCCGGAAAATCCGGAAGTATTAGCGGATGAAATAATTAAATTATCGAAAAATACTGATTTAAGAAATACTTTAAGTAAACAGGCAAGAATTAAAGTTTTAGAGAAATTTGATGTAGTTCAATATGCAAAAAAAATTGAAAACGTATATCAACAATATCTACAAAAATAA
- a CDS encoding NAD-dependent epimerase, with protein MYSRKKILVTGAAGFVGFHLSKSLLDEKVDIIGIDNLNDYYDVNLKIARLAKLQDYKNFEFEKIDLIEKEKISELFEKEKFDYVVHLAAQAGVRYSIENPYAYIESNILGFLNILEACRNFPVKHLVYASSSSVYGANIKQPFSENDNVDHPVSLYAATKKSNELMAHTYADLYKIASTGLRFFTVYGPWGRPDMAYFSFTKNIIEGKQINVFNNGILERDFTFIDDIVEGIKKIIEVSPTSDENWDRYKSSPSDSFAPYRVYNIGNNQPVKLMDFITILEEHIGKKAKINFLPMQQGDVLSTYADIDLLKNVIGYNPNTPISKGLKKFVDWYKEFYLNK; from the coding sequence ATGTACAGCAGAAAAAAAATATTGGTCACCGGTGCAGCCGGATTTGTAGGATTTCATTTATCTAAGTCTTTACTTGATGAAAAAGTTGATATAATCGGCATAGATAATTTGAACGATTACTATGATGTTAATCTAAAGATTGCAAGATTAGCAAAATTACAAGATTACAAGAATTTTGAATTTGAAAAGATAGATTTGATTGAAAAAGAAAAAATATCTGAATTGTTTGAGAAAGAAAAATTTGATTATGTTGTTCATTTAGCCGCTCAAGCCGGAGTTAGATATTCCATTGAAAATCCATACGCATATATTGAAAGCAATATTTTAGGTTTCTTAAATATTTTGGAAGCATGCAGAAATTTTCCGGTTAAACATTTAGTATATGCTTCATCCAGTTCTGTATATGGAGCTAATATTAAACAGCCTTTTTCTGAAAATGATAACGTGGATCATCCTGTTTCACTTTACGCGGCAACCAAAAAAAGCAACGAATTGATGGCTCATACTTATGCAGATTTGTATAAAATTGCCTCTACCGGATTAAGGTTTTTTACAGTATATGGTCCTTGGGGAAGACCAGATATGGCATATTTTTCTTTCACAAAAAATATTATTGAAGGTAAGCAAATTAATGTATTTAACAACGGCATTTTGGAAAGAGATTTTACATTTATTGACGATATTGTTGAAGGAATAAAAAAAATAATTGAAGTATCTCCAACTTCTGATGAAAATTGGGATAGATATAAATCAAGCCCCTCAGATAGTTTTGCGCCGTATAGAGTATACAATATTGGGAATAATCAACCGGTTAAACTAATGGATTTTATTACCATACTTGAAGAACATATTGGAAAAAAAGCAAAAATAAACTTTTTACCAATGCAGCAGGGTGATGTGCTTTCCACTTATGCGGATATTGATTTATTAAAAAATGTAATTGGCTATAATCCTAATACGCCAATTTCAAAAGGTTTAAAGAAGTTTGTTGATTGGTACAAAGAATTTTATTTAAATAAGTAA
- a CDS encoding SDR family oxidoreductase, producing MSTSTFLVTGGAGFIGSNLTKKLLELGHNVKVIDNFSTGKRINLEKIKDDIELIEGDIRSYHTVMKAVEGADYILHQAALPSVPRSINDPITSNEVNVLGTLNILEAAKESNVKRLVFASSSSVYGDNPKLPKIEDMMVNPLSPYAVSKLAAEKYCRVFSKIYGFETIALRYFNVFGPNQDPTSQYSAVIPKFITAIKNDKRPVIYGDGLQSRDFTFIENVVDANIKAAFAECETGIAMNCACGEQTVLKDVAIKISSYLNKNIEPEFLNNRAGDIKHSLADISLIKEKIGFTPIVNFNEGLNKTIDFFMNNN from the coding sequence ATGAGTACTTCAACTTTTCTGGTTACCGGCGGGGCTGGTTTCATAGGTTCAAATCTAACTAAAAAACTTCTGGAATTGGGCCATAATGTAAAAGTAATTGATAATTTTTCAACGGGTAAGAGAATAAATTTAGAAAAAATAAAGGATGATATTGAACTTATTGAAGGCGATATTAGAAGTTACCATACTGTGATGAAAGCTGTTGAAGGAGCAGATTATATATTGCATCAAGCTGCATTGCCAAGTGTTCCAAGATCAATAAATGACCCGATAACTTCTAATGAAGTTAATGTTTTAGGAACTCTTAATATTTTAGAAGCAGCAAAAGAAAGTAATGTAAAAAGGTTAGTTTTTGCAAGTTCATCCTCTGTTTACGGTGATAATCCAAAGTTACCCAAGATTGAAGATATGATGGTTAATCCGCTTTCTCCTTATGCAGTTTCAAAATTGGCGGCAGAAAAATACTGCAGAGTATTTTCAAAAATCTACGGATTTGAAACAATTGCCTTAAGGTATTTTAATGTTTTCGGTCCAAATCAAGATCCAACATCACAATACTCGGCTGTTATACCAAAATTTATTACAGCAATAAAAAACGATAAAAGACCAGTAATTTATGGCGATGGATTACAATCCAGAGATTTTACATTTATTGAAAATGTAGTTGATGCAAATATTAAAGCGGCATTTGCCGAGTGTGAAACCGGAATTGCAATGAATTGCGCTTGCGGCGAACAGACTGTACTAAAGGACGTAGCAATAAAAATAAGCAGTTATCTAAATAAAAATATCGAACCCGAATTCCTTAATAATAGAGCCGGAGATATTAAACATTCATTGGCAGATATTTCGCTTATAAAGGAAAAAATCGGGTTTACCCCAATTGTTAATTTTAATGAAGGATTAAATAAAACAATTGATTTTTTTATGAATAATAACTGA
- a CDS encoding serine acetyltransferase codes for MSAIKFYRIANYLFRKKIPILPNIFQYIIFYLYNSYIPFKAEIGLGSDFGYGAIGVVLHERCKIGNNVMIGTNVTIGGRSGKFDVPTIGNNVYIATGAKVLGAINVGNNVIIGANAVVIYDIPDNTVVAGVPARIIKQNNTQK; via the coding sequence ATAAGCGCAATTAAATTTTATAGAATAGCAAACTATTTGTTTAGGAAAAAGATACCTATTCTACCTAATATTTTTCAATATATAATTTTTTACCTATACAATTCATATATACCATTTAAAGCTGAAATTGGTTTGGGTTCAGATTTTGGTTATGGAGCAATTGGAGTTGTATTACATGAAAGATGTAAAATTGGAAATAACGTTATGATAGGAACAAATGTCACTATTGGTGGAAGGTCAGGAAAATTTGATGTTCCTACTATTGGAAATAACGTTTATATTGCAACCGGAGCCAAAGTTTTAGGCGCTATAAATGTAGGAAATAATGTTATAATAGGGGCAAATGCAGTTGTAATTTATGATATTCCGGATAACACAGTGGTTGCTGGTGTACCTGCAAGAATAATTAAACAAAATAACACACAAAAATGA